A genomic segment from Juglans regia cultivar Chandler chromosome 14, Walnut 2.0, whole genome shotgun sequence encodes:
- the LOC108990060 gene encoding NAC domain-containing protein 2-like, with amino-acid sequence MGEKPFSDFQLPPGFRFHPSDEELIVHYLQNKVNSCPIPAFVIAEVDLYKYNPWELPCKALLGEDEWYFFTPRDRKYPNGERPNRVAASGYWKATGSDKPILTSCGSRRIGVKKALAFYTGPSKRVKTDWIMTEYRLPHLSKPSRSKGSMRLDDWVLCRVRHKGNMSKDAGEDQDSCSLELQECLPKIEQVQPTPTKYDADMITDYLNKDCGVLAWILPTIQTISSVSSEGHSKSNDFIPVHGSGTNKVNSTTTVSSMDSYINHRKRKSSEENEYEYFRSNEKLKGKNEKKNPQPGKTLANYDINFYSQNQYQYGIFNPEPSESIITFQGHIESPFMGK; translated from the exons ATGGGGGAGAAACCCTTTTCAGATTTCCAACTTCCTCCTGGTTTCAGGTTCCATCCCTCCGACGAAGAGCTCATTGTTCATTACTTGCAAAACAAAGTGAATTCATGTCCAATTCCAGCCTTTGTAATAGCTGAAGTTGATCTCTATAAGTATAATCCATGGGAGCTACCCT GCAAAGCGTTGCTCGGAGAAGATGAGTGGTACTTCTTTACTCCAAGGGATCGGAAGTACCCGAACGGAGAGAGGCCGAACAGAGTTGCAGCTTCGGGTTACTGGAAGGCCACCGGAAGTGACAAGCCGATTCTAACCTCTTGTGGATCAAGGCGCATAGGAGTAAAGAAGGCTCTAGCCTTTTATACTGGTCCTTCAAAAAGAGTTAAGACAGACTGGATCATGACTGAATATAGACTGCCCCACCTGAGTAAACCTTCAAGGTCGAAAGGGTCAATGCGA TTGGATGACTGGGTACTATGCCGGGTTAGACACAAAGGCAACATGTCAAAGGACGCAGGTGAGGATCAAGACAGTTGTAGCTTGGAACTGCAGGAGTGCTTACCAAAGATTGAGCAGGTGCAGCCAACACCCACAAAATATGATGCGGATATGATCACGGATTACCTAAACAAAGACTGCGGAGTGTTGGCTTGGATTCTGCCAACCATTCAGACCATTTCAAGTGTAAGCTCTGAAGGGCACAGCAAAAGCAATGATTTTATCCCCGTCCATGGAAGTGGAACCAATAAGGTGAATTCAACAACAACAGTTTCTTCTATGGACAGCTATATCAACCACCGGAAAAGGAAATCTAGCGAGGAAAATGAGTATGAGTATTTTAGATCCAACGAAAAGCTAAAGGGcaagaatgaaaagaagaatCCTCAACCTGGCAAAACACTGGCCAACTATGATATTAACTTCTACAGCCAAAACCAGTATCAATATGGCATCTTCAACCCTGAGCCCTCAGAATCTATCATCACTTTTCAGGGCCATATTGAATCACCTTTCATGGGTAAGTAA